Sequence from the uncultured Draconibacterium sp. genome:
AAGAAGAGGTTCGGGTAGTATTGAAGGAAAAAGCGGAGGGCGAGAAGGTGAAGATTTCTCCACGGGCTAAAAAGCTGGCAGAAAAGAAAGCAGTGCCTTACGAATCGATTGAAGGTTCAGGTCCTGGCGGACGTGTAATCGAGCGTGATGTGCAAGCGTTTGCAGCATCGCAGCCTAAAATGTCGCCGCTGGCGAAAGAGGTAGCCAAAACTGAAGGATTGGAAGTCGCCGGCGAAGGAAGTGGTTTGGCCGGAACAGTAAAAGCATCCGATCTTGGAGCAAACCCGGTTTATGCCGATGATTTCGAGATCAGGAAAATGCCACATATACGCAAGTTGATTGCCAAAGCAATGCATCAGTCGTTGCAGAATTCGGCACAATTAACGCACCATTTAGGTGCCGATGCCAGAAGATTATTGGCCTTGCGTAAAGAAATTAAGGCCAACGAAGGGGCGCCGAATATCACACTGAATGATATGGTTTGTTTCGCCGTTATTAAAGCGCTGAAACAGTTTCCTGATGTAAATGCACATTTCCTTGGCGACAGCGTAAAATATTTCAATAAAGTACATTTAGGTTTAGCTGTTGATACCGACAGAGGTTTGATGGTTCCGGTAATTAGAAATGCTGATGATCTGTCGATAACAGGGTTGTGTAACCAGTTTAAAGTGGTTGCCGATGCATGCCGTACAGGAAGTATCGATCCTGAGTTGCTTTCTTCAGAGGCTGCATCATTTACCGTTTCAAATCTTGGAAACTATGGTGTAGAGATGTTTACACCGGTAATTAACCTTCCGCAGGTAGCTATTCTGGGCGTAAATACCATTGTTCCGCGACCAAAAGATCTGGGTGACGGCGTTTATGGTTTTGTTCCATACATGGGCTTGAGTTTGACTTACGATCACCAGGCACTGGATGGCGGAATGGCAACACGTTTTGTGAAGCAGGTGGCTATTGAAATTGAAAACTTAAGCTTTGATTATTAATACCGAAATGAAGTACGATTTAGCAATAATAGGTGCCGGACCGGGCGGGTATGTTGCCGCCGAAAGAGCCGGGGCAAAAGGACTGAAAGTGGTTCTTTTTGAAAAGAAAGAACTGGGCGGTGTTTGTTTGAACGAAGGTTGTATTCCTACAAAAACCTTGCTTTACGGGGCTAAAATATACGACAGCGCAAAAACCGGAAGTAAATACGGTGTTGAAGCGAATGATCTGTCGTTTAGCTTCAAAAAAATGATGGCCCGCAAAAATAAAGTGGTGAAAAAACTGGTTGGCGGCGTTGGCATGAAAATGAAGCAGTTTAAAGTGGATGTGGTCAACGAGGCAGCGATGATACAAAAGAGAAGTGCCGATGGTATTGAGATTGAAGCTGGTGGTAAAGCATATAATGCAGCCAACCTAATGATCTGTACCGGCTCAGAAGCTTTTGTGCCTCCAATTCCCGGAGTACAGGACAATAATGATGTACTGACCAATCGCGAGATTTTGCAATTGAAAGAGCAGCCAAAATCATTGGTGATCATCGGCGGAGGTGTTATTGGTATGGAGTTCGCCAGTATATTTAACAGTCTGGGTACAAAAGTTACCATCATTGAAATGCTGGATGAGATTCTGACCGGAATGGACAAAGGACAAAGTGCCATGTTGCGACAGCTATACGCCAAAAAAGGTATTGAGTTTAATTTGTCGTCAAAAGTTACCAAGGTTGACGGAACTAAAGTAAGCTTCGAAAAAGACGGAAAAGTAACCGAGATTGAAGGTGATAAAATATTAATGAGTGTTGGCCGCAAACCGGTAACCACAGGTTTTGGCCTGGAGAATCTGGGTGTTGAATTATTCAAAGGCGGAATTAAGGTGGACGAAAAAATGCGCACCAATATTCCAAACGTTTATGCAGCCGGCGATGTAACAGGTTTCTCATTATTGGCACACACTGCCAGCCGCGAAGGTGAAGTGGTGGTTAATAACCTTTCCGGTCGCCCGGATAAAATGCGTTACAATGCCATTCCTGCGGTGGTTTACACCAATCCTGAAATATCGGGTGTTGGCTTAACCGAAGAATCTGCAAAAGCAAAAGGGATCGATTATAAAATTGCCGAACTGCCCATGGCTTATGCCGGAAGGTTTGTTGCTGAGAATGAAGGTGGCAGCGGATCGTGCAAAGTTTTGGTCGGTGCAAAATATGGCGAAGTGCTGGGTGTTCATATGATTGGAAATCCATCGAGCGAAATGATCTACGGTGCCTGTATGGCCATTGAAGCTGAAATGACACTGAAAGAAATGGAAGAAGTGGTATTTCCACATCCAACCGTTTCGGAGATTTTTAAGGAAACCGTTTTTAGTTTCGGACATTGATTATAAAAGTTGAGATGCTAAAACGAGTTCAGCATGACGTACTTGGGGTAGTTCCTGCTAATCATGTTTGAACGTCACCCTGTCTGTCAGCTGACGGATCCAGGTCTGAATTATAGAAAAGAGTAAAAATTAATTAAACAAAATACCATGCCTAAGTCGCAATTTATTGATCCGGTTGAAGTAAGAAAACCGGGTTCCATTCAATTCAAAGAGATACCTGTAAATCAATACGACAAAAGTATTGATGAGGAAAAAGCAAATTTCTCGAACGAAGAATTCGTTAATATCTTCCATGATATGGCATTGATTCGTGAGTTCGAAACGATGTTGAATCTGATTAAAACAAAGGGAGAGTACGAGGGAATCGAGTACAACCATCCCGGACCGGCTCACTTGTCTATCGGGCAGGAATCGGCAGCGGTTGGTATGGCTTATCATCTGGGCGTTGAGGATTTTATTTTTGGTTCACACCGTTCTCACGGCGAAATCTTGGCCAAAGGTATGTCGGCCATTCATAAAATGAGCGACGACGAATTGATGGATGTAATGACAAACTTCTTCGATGGTACAATTCTGAACATTGTAAAAGAAGGTCACGAAGGCAACGTTAAATCATTGGCACGCCGTTTCCTTATTTATGGAACACTTGCCGAGATTTTTGCCCGCGAAACAGGCTTCAATAAAGGTTTAGGTGGATCGATGCACGCTTTCTTTACGCCGTTTGGAGTATATCCGAACAACGCTATTGTTGGTGGTTCGGGCGATATTGCTGTGGGTGCTGCATTATTCAAAAAAGTAAATAAAAAAGATGGTATTGTAGTGGCCAATATTGGTGATGCTTCAATGGCTTGCGGTCCTGTTTGGGAAGGTCTTGCTTTTGCATCGATGGACCAGTTTGAGCAGCTGTGGGAAGGCGCCTACAAAGGTGGTCTGCCAATCATTTTCAATATTATGAATAACCAGTATGGGATGGGTGGACAAACCTGTGGAGAAACCATGGGCTACGATATTGCCGCTCGTATTGGTGCCGGTGTAAACCGCGACAGTATGCACGCCGAACGTGTTGACGGTTACAATCCGCTGGCAGTAATTGATGCGTACAAACGCAAAATGGAACTGCTGAAAGACAAAAAAGGTCCGGTTCTGCTCGACGTTTTAACTTATCGATACAGTGGCCACTCGCCATCTGATGCTTCTTCTTACAGAAGTAAAGAGGAAGTGGAAGCCTGGGAACAGCAGGATTGTATTGCCTCGTATGCAAGCGAGTTGGTTGGAGCCGGTGTTGCAAAAGAAACCGAGCTTGAAAATATAAAAGCTGACATCGTAGAGTTGATGAAATACGCCATGAAACTGGCCATCGACGAAAAAGTGTCACCACATATGGATATGGAAAAATATCCGGAACTGATTGGTGATATGATGTTCTCGAACGAGAGCGTTGATAAAATGGAAGACCGCGAAGTGGAAGTTAATCATCCAATTGAAGAAAATCCACGGGTTAAGCAGCTGGCTAAAAAAGAACGTTTTGCTTTTGATGCCAACGGAAAACCATTCTCGAAAATTAAACAGTACCAGTTACGCGACGGTATTTTCGAAGCTGTAGTTGATCGTTTTTATAAAGATCCGACATTGGTCGCTTACGGTGAAGAAAACCGTGATTGGGGTGGTGCTTTTGCTGTTTATCGTGGATTGACAGAGGCATTACCATATAATCGTTTATTTAACTCGCCAATTTCCGAGGCGTCGATTATTGGTACAGCCATTGGGTATGCCATGTGTGGAGGTCGTGTTATTCCTGAAATTATGTATTGCGACTTCTTGGGTCGTTGTGGTGATGAGGTTTTCAACCAGATGCCGAAGTGGCAGGCCATGTCGGGCAACGTAATTAAAATGCCGGTGGTAGTTCGCGTTTCTGTAGGATCGAAATACGGAGCTCAGCACTCGCAAGACTGGACTTCGCTGGTAGCGCATATTCCCGGATTGAAAGTGGTATTCCCGGTAACTCCATATGATGCAAAAGGTTTAATGAACACTGCCTTGCAGGGAACTGATCCTGTGATCTTCTTCGAAAGCCAGCGTATTTACGACATTGGCGAACAGTTCCACAAAGGTGGTGTGCCGGAAGAATATTACGAAATTTCATTTGGCGAGCCGGATGTAAAACGCGAAGGAAAAGACATTACAATTCTTACAATTGGTGCAACATTGTATCGCGCATTGGAAGCTGCCGATAAACTGAAAGAAGAATACGGAATGGAAGCAGAAGTTATCGATTCCCGTTCACTTGTTCCTTTCAACTACGAAAAAGTACTTGAGTCGGTTAAAAAGACCGGAAGAATCATCATTTCTGGAGATGCCAACTCTCGTGGTTCATTCCTGAATGATTTGGCAAGAAATATTACAGAACTGGCTTTCGACGATCTGGATGCACCTCCTGTAGTTGTTGGTTCGCGTAACTGGATAACTCCGGCCTACGAACTGGAAGAGTATTTCTTCCCGCAGGTTGACTGGTTCCTTGATGCAATTCACGAAAAAATCGTTCCGTTGAAAGGACATGTTGTAAAAAACAATTATACAAACGCTGAGCAAATCCGCAGAAATAAGTTAGGTATATAATCTTTGTTAGTTGAAAAGCATAGTGTGAATACATTTTTGGTAGGAAAGGATTTTTTATATTCACGCTTGCTTTTTAACCAATAACTAATAACAGATATGAATTTTCTAAAAGAATACCCGGATATTGAAACATTAATGCGAATTGGAGGCGATGTTAGCATTCCTCATGTTAATGGTCACATCCATACACCTTACTCATTCAGCTCTTTCGATAATATTGCGCAGATCTTTGATTTGGCAAAAGACGAAGAGGTGGATGTGCTGGGGATTAACGACTTTTTTGTTTCCGACGGCTATAACGAATTTTATAACTACGCGGTTAAAAATGGCGTATTTCCATTGTTTAATGTTGAGTTTATAGGGCTGATTCCGGAACTGCAACGTCGTAATATTACCATAAACGATCCGAATAATCCGGGGCGCATTTATTTTAGTGGTAAAGGGTTGAATTATCCCTACCGGGTTTCGACAGAAAGCAAAAAGTTTTTGGAAGATCTGATTACTGAAAGCCAGAAACAAGTGGCGAAGATGATTGAAAAGGTGAACTATCTTTTGCAATCGATCTACCCGGAAATGAGCCTTACTTATGAAGATGTAAAAGCGAAATATGCCAAAGAGCTGGTTCGTGAAAGACATATTGCCAAAGCCATTCGTATTTTGGTGGAAGAGAATTATCCGAAAAAGTCGGGCAAAAAAATGTTCTACACCGAACTTTTTGATGTGGAGCCAAAATCAAATCTCGACGATATTCCAGCAATTGAAAACGAAATCCGTGGCAAACTGTTAAAAGCCGGTGGTTCTGCGTTTGTTCCTGAATCGCCTGCATCATTCCCGCCGGTGGAAAAAATAAGCGAGTATATTTTAGATGCCGGTGGTATTCCGTGTTATCCTGTTTTGCTCGACGATAGAAAAGGAAATCTGATCACTGTTTTCGAAAGGGATTGGGAATTTATGGATGAGCAATTACAGGCTATGAAGGTGCATATGATCGAATTGATCCCGTCACGGAATTCAGTTCAGAAATTGCGCGAGTTCATTAAATATTTTTGCAAAAAGGGTTATGTAATTTCACTGGGATCAGAGCACAATACGCCGGGAGTTTTCCCAATCGAGGTAAAAGTTGACGGGGAAGATATTTTGCCCGAAGATTTGAAAAAAGTATCGTACGACGGCGCATGTGTGATTGCCGCTCATCAATACTTAAAAACCCATGGCGAAGAAGGATTTGTTACGGCAAACGGCGATCGTACTGAGCGTTCCGTTACCGATTTAATCACCCTGGGTAATGCGGTTATAAAAGAAATGATCGCATAAAAAAAATCACGCAGATAGCGCAGATATTCGCAGAGAAACAGAAGAATAAAATCTGCGCTGATCCGCGAAATCTGCGAGCAAAAATTAGCGAGAAAGAAGAAAATGGAAGGATTAGAAAATCTTATTAAGATATCGCAGTTCTATGGCAAAAATCCGGAGATGGTTATTGCCGGAGGTGGAAACACTTCTTATAAAAACGACGAAAATATTTGGGTGAAAGCCAGTGGTCATGCACTTGCTACGATCACCGAAGATGGTTTTGCAAAACTCGATCGAAAAAAACTGGAACTGATCTCGGGAAAAACATACAGCGCCGATCCGTTTGAGCGCGAACGCCAGATTAAAGACGATTTGATGGAAGCTACCATCACAAAAGATCGCCGTCCTTCGGTTGAAACATCAATGCACGATGCCATCGATTATTCTTACGTAGTGCATCTGCATCCAACAAAGGTAAACGGACTGATGTGTGGCAACGAGGTGGAAAAATACCTCGATGAATTGTTTGGCGATCAGGTGGTTTATATTCCATACATCGATCCGGGGTACGTGCTGTTTAAGGAGGTTGAAAAGCAACTGTCCAAATTCAAAGCTGAAAAAGGCAAGGCGGCGCAAATCATCTTTTTGCAAAACCATGGAATATTTGTGGCTGCTGATTCGATTGATGAGATTGAAGCGATATACAACGATGTATTTGCAAAATTGAACGGTGCATTGAAAGAGGAACTGCCGTTAGAAACACTTCCAATTCGCGATGATATTGCTGAATTTATTCCGGCTATCAGAATGATGGTTTCCGAAGAGGAAATTAAAACGCTGAAACTTCGGAACAATGCCATAATTGCACGATTCGCAAAAGATGCAGAGGCCTTTGAAAAAGTAGCGAACCCATTTACGCCGGATCTGATTGTTTATTGCAAATCGAAATATGTATTTATTGAAAATACCGAAGCCGTTGAAGACCTGTTGAAAGAGGCCAAAGAAAAGATTGCGGCTTTTATTTCGGCAAACGGCTTTGCACCAAAAGTAATTTTACTGAAAGGAATCGGTTTACTGGCAGTTGGCGATCATGCTGCGCAATGCAACACTATTTTGGATGTGTACGAAGATGCAATGAAAATAAGTGCTTATTCTGAGTCATTCGGAGGTCAGCATTTTATGACAGCTGAGCAAATTGCCTTTATCGATACCTGGGAGGTGGAGAATTACCGCCGCAAAATTGCTGCCGGAACATCTGTTGGCCGCGTTCAGAATAAAACCATTATTGTAACCGGTGCTGCCATGGGATTTGGCGAAGGTATTGCCCGCCATTTAACCGAAGAAGGTGCCAACATTGTTGTGGCCGATATTAACGAAGAAGTTGGACAAAAAACGGCTGCAGAACTAGCCGCCATGAAAGGGAACAACCGGGCGATTTTTGTAAAAACCAATGTGGCCGATATGGATAGCCTGGCCAATTTGATGAAAGAAACCGTTGCTACTTTTGGTGGGCTCGATGTGTTTGTGAGCAATGCCGGCGTTTTGCGTGCCGGTGGTCTGGATGAAATGACACCGGAGAATTTTGAGTTTGTTACCAAAATAAACTACAACGCCTATTTCTATTGCACAAAAGTAGCCTCCAAAATATTGAAACTTCAAAATGCTTATAAGCCGGATTACTATTCTGATATTATTCAGATCAATTCAAAATCGGGTTTGAAAGGAAGTAAGAAGAATTTTGCATATGCCGGTGGTAAATTCGGTGGAATAGGGCTTACTCAGTCGTTTGCACTGGAACTGGCCCCCGAAAAAATTAAAGTCAATTCGGTTTGTCCGGGTAATTTTTACGAAGGTCCACTGTGGAGCGATCCTGAAAATGGTTTGTTCATTCAGTACCTCAATGCAGGGAAAGTGCCGGGAGCCAAAACAATTGACGATGTAAAGCAATTTTATTTAGACCAGGTGCCACTTGGAAAAGGATGTTCGCCAAAAGACGTGGTGAAAGGCATTTTATACCTGATCGATCAGGAGAATGAAACAGGACAGGCGCTGCCGATTTCTGGTGGCCAGTCGATGTTACACTAGGAAGAAAGGCAAAAGTAAAAAAGACAAAGTTGGAAAAGGATTAAGAATTAAGAAGCTTTGAGACACCAGTTACGAGGCTGGGATTCAATCTTCGATCAATCTAATTCAATCTCTTTTCAGTCAGAAAATTATAAATAGAAAATGAAAACAAAAGCAGTTCGATTATACGGTAAAAAAGACCTTCGGGTAGAGGAGTTTGAATTACCACAAATTAGTGATGATGAAATTTTGGCCAAAGTGGTAACCGACAGCCTGTGCATGTCAAGTTACAAAGCAGCCAACCAGGCAAGTGATCACAAACGTATTCCGGATGATATTGCTGAGAATCCGATTATGATCGGTCATGAGTTTGCCGGTGAGATTGTTGAAGTAGGAGCCAACTGGCAAAGTAAATTTAGGGCAGGACAGAAATTTTCTATTCAGCCGGCAATCTATTATGAAGATGGTCCGGTGGGCGTGTTGAGTGCTCCGGGTTATTCCTACAAACATATTGGTGGTGATGCTACTTATGTGATCATCCCAAAAGATGTGTTGGTGCAGGATTGTTTGCTGGCCTATGAAGGACCGGGTTATTACCCTGCATCGCTTGCCGAGCCGTTAAGCTGTGTTATTGGTGCTATGCATGCCAATTACCACACCACTGCCGGTAGCTACGTGCACAAAATGGAAATTGTTGACGGTGGAAAAATGGCGATTCTCGCCGGTGTTGGTCCGATGGGACTGGCAGCTATCAATTATGTTTTGCGCCGCGAAGACAGAAAACCTTCGTTAATGGTGGTGACTGATATCGATCAGACAAGATTGGACCGTGCTGCTGAACTTTACACCGTTGAGTTTGCAAAAGAGCGTGGCATTGAATTGAAATACATCAATACCGCAGAAATGGCTGATCCTGTGGCCGGGTTAAAAGAACTGACAGGAGGTAGCGGTTACGACGATGTATTTGTTTTTGCTCCGGTTGCTCCGGTTGTTGAGCAGGGCGATGCAATCCTTGGTTTCGACGGTTGTCTGAACTTTTTTGCAGGACCATCGAACACGGAGTTCACGGCAAAAATGAATTTCTACAACGTACATTACGCTTACACACATATTGTTGGAACGTCTGGTGGTAACACCGATGATATGAAAGAAGCGTTGGAAATTATGACCGCAGGACTTGATCCGGCAGGTTTGGTAACCCACATTGGTGGTTTAAATGCAGTGCCCGAAGCCACTTTGAATCTGCCAAATATTCCGGGAGGTAAAAAATTGATTTATACCCATTTTGATTTCCCACTTACAGCAATTGCTGAATTCGAGGAAAAGGGAAAAGAAAATCCGGTGTATGCAGAACTAGACAAACTTTGCAAAAAGTATATGGGATTGTGGAATGTGGAAGCCGAAGCCTATTTATTGGAAAATGGCGATAAATTATAGAGTTTAATTGCTGATTGGTGTGTTGACATCGAACGGGTGTTAGATATAAACTTGAAAATAAACGTACACTACAGCAGCGAGGTTGCGGCCTGCTTGCTGGTACAGAAAAAAAGATAGATTAGCGAAGTGATTTACATGGTCGGATTTACCAGCCCGTCGTATTTTAGTCGTTGTTTTAAAGATTTTTACGGATGTACTCCAAAAGAGTACATTGAAAGGAA
This genomic interval carries:
- a CDS encoding dihydrolipoamide acetyltransferase family protein, coding for MATPIIMPRQGQSVETCIFTEWTKEVGEDVKKGDVLFAYETDKASFEQEAEEDGVLLAVFCEEGDEVPVLQTIGVIGQPGENIDEFSAGTAPEDTVEVNEEVEEVSEEKQEEVRVVLKEKAEGEKVKISPRAKKLAEKKAVPYESIEGSGPGGRVIERDVQAFAASQPKMSPLAKEVAKTEGLEVAGEGSGLAGTVKASDLGANPVYADDFEIRKMPHIRKLIAKAMHQSLQNSAQLTHHLGADARRLLALRKEIKANEGAPNITLNDMVCFAVIKALKQFPDVNAHFLGDSVKYFNKVHLGLAVDTDRGLMVPVIRNADDLSITGLCNQFKVVADACRTGSIDPELLSSEAASFTVSNLGNYGVEMFTPVINLPQVAILGVNTIVPRPKDLGDGVYGFVPYMGLSLTYDHQALDGGMATRFVKQVAIEIENLSFDY
- the lpdA gene encoding dihydrolipoyl dehydrogenase encodes the protein MKYDLAIIGAGPGGYVAAERAGAKGLKVVLFEKKELGGVCLNEGCIPTKTLLYGAKIYDSAKTGSKYGVEANDLSFSFKKMMARKNKVVKKLVGGVGMKMKQFKVDVVNEAAMIQKRSADGIEIEAGGKAYNAANLMICTGSEAFVPPIPGVQDNNDVLTNREILQLKEQPKSLVIIGGGVIGMEFASIFNSLGTKVTIIEMLDEILTGMDKGQSAMLRQLYAKKGIEFNLSSKVTKVDGTKVSFEKDGKVTEIEGDKILMSVGRKPVTTGFGLENLGVELFKGGIKVDEKMRTNIPNVYAAGDVTGFSLLAHTASREGEVVVNNLSGRPDKMRYNAIPAVVYTNPEISGVGLTEESAKAKGIDYKIAELPMAYAGRFVAENEGGSGSCKVLVGAKYGEVLGVHMIGNPSSEMIYGACMAIEAEMTLKEMEEVVFPHPTVSEIFKETVFSFGH
- a CDS encoding thiamine pyrophosphate-dependent enzyme; this translates as MPKSQFIDPVEVRKPGSIQFKEIPVNQYDKSIDEEKANFSNEEFVNIFHDMALIREFETMLNLIKTKGEYEGIEYNHPGPAHLSIGQESAAVGMAYHLGVEDFIFGSHRSHGEILAKGMSAIHKMSDDELMDVMTNFFDGTILNIVKEGHEGNVKSLARRFLIYGTLAEIFARETGFNKGLGGSMHAFFTPFGVYPNNAIVGGSGDIAVGAALFKKVNKKDGIVVANIGDASMACGPVWEGLAFASMDQFEQLWEGAYKGGLPIIFNIMNNQYGMGGQTCGETMGYDIAARIGAGVNRDSMHAERVDGYNPLAVIDAYKRKMELLKDKKGPVLLDVLTYRYSGHSPSDASSYRSKEEVEAWEQQDCIASYASELVGAGVAKETELENIKADIVELMKYAMKLAIDEKVSPHMDMEKYPELIGDMMFSNESVDKMEDREVEVNHPIEENPRVKQLAKKERFAFDANGKPFSKIKQYQLRDGIFEAVVDRFYKDPTLVAYGEENRDWGGAFAVYRGLTEALPYNRLFNSPISEASIIGTAIGYAMCGGRVIPEIMYCDFLGRCGDEVFNQMPKWQAMSGNVIKMPVVVRVSVGSKYGAQHSQDWTSLVAHIPGLKVVFPVTPYDAKGLMNTALQGTDPVIFFESQRIYDIGEQFHKGGVPEEYYEISFGEPDVKREGKDITILTIGATLYRALEAADKLKEEYGMEAEVIDSRSLVPFNYEKVLESVKKTGRIIISGDANSRGSFLNDLARNITELAFDDLDAPPVVVGSRNWITPAYELEEYFFPQVDWFLDAIHEKIVPLKGHVVKNNYTNAEQIRRNKLGI
- a CDS encoding PHP domain-containing protein, with translation MNFLKEYPDIETLMRIGGDVSIPHVNGHIHTPYSFSSFDNIAQIFDLAKDEEVDVLGINDFFVSDGYNEFYNYAVKNGVFPLFNVEFIGLIPELQRRNITINDPNNPGRIYFSGKGLNYPYRVSTESKKFLEDLITESQKQVAKMIEKVNYLLQSIYPEMSLTYEDVKAKYAKELVRERHIAKAIRILVEENYPKKSGKKMFYTELFDVEPKSNLDDIPAIENEIRGKLLKAGGSAFVPESPASFPPVEKISEYILDAGGIPCYPVLLDDRKGNLITVFERDWEFMDEQLQAMKVHMIELIPSRNSVQKLREFIKYFCKKGYVISLGSEHNTPGVFPIEVKVDGEDILPEDLKKVSYDGACVIAAHQYLKTHGEEGFVTANGDRTERSVTDLITLGNAVIKEMIA
- a CDS encoding SDR family NAD(P)-dependent oxidoreductase — its product is MEGLENLIKISQFYGKNPEMVIAGGGNTSYKNDENIWVKASGHALATITEDGFAKLDRKKLELISGKTYSADPFERERQIKDDLMEATITKDRRPSVETSMHDAIDYSYVVHLHPTKVNGLMCGNEVEKYLDELFGDQVVYIPYIDPGYVLFKEVEKQLSKFKAEKGKAAQIIFLQNHGIFVAADSIDEIEAIYNDVFAKLNGALKEELPLETLPIRDDIAEFIPAIRMMVSEEEIKTLKLRNNAIIARFAKDAEAFEKVANPFTPDLIVYCKSKYVFIENTEAVEDLLKEAKEKIAAFISANGFAPKVILLKGIGLLAVGDHAAQCNTILDVYEDAMKISAYSESFGGQHFMTAEQIAFIDTWEVENYRRKIAAGTSVGRVQNKTIIVTGAAMGFGEGIARHLTEEGANIVVADINEEVGQKTAAELAAMKGNNRAIFVKTNVADMDSLANLMKETVATFGGLDVFVSNAGVLRAGGLDEMTPENFEFVTKINYNAYFYCTKVASKILKLQNAYKPDYYSDIIQINSKSGLKGSKKNFAYAGGKFGGIGLTQSFALELAPEKIKVNSVCPGNFYEGPLWSDPENGLFIQYLNAGKVPGAKTIDDVKQFYLDQVPLGKGCSPKDVVKGILYLIDQENETGQALPISGGQSMLH
- a CDS encoding zinc-binding dehydrogenase, whose translation is MKTKAVRLYGKKDLRVEEFELPQISDDEILAKVVTDSLCMSSYKAANQASDHKRIPDDIAENPIMIGHEFAGEIVEVGANWQSKFRAGQKFSIQPAIYYEDGPVGVLSAPGYSYKHIGGDATYVIIPKDVLVQDCLLAYEGPGYYPASLAEPLSCVIGAMHANYHTTAGSYVHKMEIVDGGKMAILAGVGPMGLAAINYVLRREDRKPSLMVVTDIDQTRLDRAAELYTVEFAKERGIELKYINTAEMADPVAGLKELTGGSGYDDVFVFAPVAPVVEQGDAILGFDGCLNFFAGPSNTEFTAKMNFYNVHYAYTHIVGTSGGNTDDMKEALEIMTAGLDPAGLVTHIGGLNAVPEATLNLPNIPGGKKLIYTHFDFPLTAIAEFEEKGKENPVYAELDKLCKKYMGLWNVEAEAYLLENGDKL